Proteins encoded by one window of Leopardus geoffroyi isolate Oge1 chromosome X, O.geoffroyi_Oge1_pat1.0, whole genome shotgun sequence:
- the LOC123594001 gene encoding olfactory receptor 13H1-like, whose protein sequence is MATDNATAVFEFLLIGISNYPEWKVTFFTLVLITYLSTLFGNGLIIFLIYIDPHLHTPMYFFLTNLSFLDLCYGTNSMPQALVHCFSTHPYLSYRRCLAQMSVSLVLATAECLLLAVMAYDRMIAISNPLRYSMIMNGPVCVWLVATSWGASLVLTAMLIISLPLHFCGANVINHFVCEILSLLELACSDTSLNELMILTTGIFTLLLPFGFVLLSYIRIATAVLRIRSVQGRLKAFSTCGSHLTVVIIFYGAAISMYMKPQSKSSPDQNKFISVLYGALTPMLNPLIYSLRNKDVKGAMRKIMAKRT, encoded by the coding sequence ATGGCCACGGATAATGCTACAGCGGTGTTTGAGTTTCTTCTTATTGGAATCTCTAACTATCCTGAGTGGAAAGTCACATTTTTCACATTGGTGCTGATAACATACCTCAGCACATTGTTTGGGAATGGACTTATCATCTTTCTTATCTACATTGACCCCCACCTGCACACTCCAAtgtacttcttccttactaatcTGTCTTTCTTAGACCTTTGCTATGGAACCAATTCCATGCCCCAGGCCTTGGTGCATTGTTTCTCTACCCATCCCTACCTCTCTTACCGACGATGTTTGGCCCAAATGAGTGTCTCCTTGGTCTTGGCCACAGCAGAGTGTCTCCTATTGGCTGTCATGGCCTATGATCGTATGATTGCCATCAGCAATCCCCTGCGCTATTCCATGATCATGAATGGCCCAGTGTGTGTCTGGCTGGTGGCTACCTCATGGGGGGCATCACTTGTGCTCACTGCTATGCTCATCATATCCCTGCCACTTCATTTCTGTGGAGCTAATGTCATCAACCATTTTGTCTGtgagattctttccctccttGAGCTGGCCTGTTCTGATACCAGCCTCAATGAGCTTATGATCCTCACCACAGGTATCTTCACCCTGCTCCTACCCTTTGGATTTGTTCTTCTCTCCTATATTCGAATTGCCACTGCTGTCCTAAGGATTCGCTCAGTCCAGGGTAGGCTCAAGGCCTTTTCCACCTGTGGTTCTCATTTGACTGTGGTGATAATCTTCTATGGGGCAGCCATCTCCATGTATATGAAACCTCAGTCCAAGTCATCCCCTGACCAGAACAAGTTTATTTCAGTGCTTTATGGGGCTCTGACACCCATGCTGAACCCCCTAATATATAGCCTGAGGAACAAGGATGTTAAAGGGGCAATGAGGAAAATTATGGCAAAAAGGACATGA